The following nucleotide sequence is from Halogeometricum borinquense DSM 11551.
ATGAACCTCGTAGGTTCGCTAGACCACGCTTTCGCGTCAGCGTCACTCGTTGGGAATGACACTGTCAGACTTCCGTGTGCTCTTGCGCTCTTCCACGAGTTTCCGACTCGCGTGAGGAAATCTTTGGGCGCGCTCGATATCTTTTCGAGCGCGTACCGCCCCAGTCAAACTGCCCGGCTACCGGTGTCCTCCTCCCGGAGTGAGGGTCGCAGTCACTGACGGGTAGTATTTCAATGATGACTCGGTGGTCCGCTAGCGCGGATACCTGTGTAGTGTCTCCTACCTATGCTGCACATCAGCGACCACGTCCCAGCGACAGCCTGCAGTAAAGCTCTATAGGGTCTTCGCTTCCCCTTGGGGGTCTCCAGACTCCGCACTGGAACGTACAGTTCACCGGGCCCAACGTTGGGACAGTGGCGCTCTCATTGATCCATTCATGCAAGCCGCTACTGAAGCGGCAAGGTACTACGCTACCTTAAGAGGGTCATAGTTACCCCCGCCGTTGACAGGTCCTTCGTCCTCTTGTACGAGGTGTTCAGATACCTGCACTGGGCAGGATTCAGTGACCGTACGAGTCCTTGCGGATTTGCGGTCACCTATGTTGTTACTAGACAGTTGGAGCGCCCGAGTCACTGCGACCTGCTCGGTCAGGAGCAGGCATCCCTTATCGCGAACTTACGGGACTAACTTGCCGAATTCCCTAACGTCGGTTGATCCCGACAGACCTTGGCTTTCTCCGCCAGAGTACCTGTGTCGGATCTCGGTACGATCATCACGCTTGCCTTTTCACGGGCTCTAGGTACCTTCAACTTGCGCTGTCTCACGCTTCGTTCGCTTCGTGCCGTTACGGCTTCCACGAGCTTCCGTGATTCGACCGGGCGAAGGCCCGGCTTGAAGTTTCCCAAAGCGTCGGCTTTGAGTGGTGATGGTACTGGAATATTAACCAGTTTCCCGTTTGTCTCATTCGAGTTACGGTGAGACTTAGGATCGACTAACCCTCGGCTGATTGGCAGTGCCGAGGAACCCTTACTCGTAAGGTCGTCGGGGTTCGCACCCGACTCTCGCTGCTACTGTGACCAGGATTTTCGTTACTGAGCGGTCCACGCGAGCTCTCGCCCGAGCTTCCACCCGCACAGTATGCCAGCCTACTAGGTCAGGCGTATGGTGTCGCCTGCTGCCAGGTCTCGGTGGTGGATTTGAGCCCCGATCATTTTCGACGCCTCGAACCTCGGCCGGTAAGCTGTTACGCTTTTCTTAGAGGGTAGCTGCTTCTAAGCTCACCTCCCGGCTGTTTAGGGCTCGAGACAATCTTCGATCGCACTTAATCCACACTTGGGGACCTTAACCCGGCTCTGGGTTGTCTCCCTCACGGACCACAAGCTTACCCCGCAGTCCGGATTCCCAGCGTCTACGACGTCTGCAAGTTTGGAGTTCGACAGGAAGGCCGACTCCTCTCGGAGGCGGGTCTTCCAATCGGTCGCTCTACCTCGCAGACTATCTCGGCTGAGGTCATGCTTCGACATGTTTCGGCTGGAACCAGCTGTTGCCAGATTCGATGGGCCTTTCACCCCTACACACGGGTCACGGGAGGGTATTGTAAGACACCAACCCTAACAGACCTCCACGTGGCTTTCGCCACGCTTCGTCTTGCCCTCGTGTAGATCATCTGGTTTCGGGTCGCACCCACTTGACTCCCCGCGCTTGAACACGGCGGCCCTCGCAATGCTGCGGCCTTGTCGGTTTCCCTGCGCCTTCCTGGATGATCCAGTTAGACTCGCCAAGTAAGTGCACTCCCTGGTTCGTTTTTCAAAACGTACGACAGAACACCGGCTTCCTCGGATTCCTACTGGTGGGTCGCCCCACGGTCGTTTTTCCGAGGACCTTGTATGCCCCGTCGCTCTATCACTGACTGATTTCAGGCCCTATTGCACCGCCCTTTTCGGGGTGCTTTTCAGCGTTCGCTCGCGCTACTTGTTCGCTATCGGTCTCGAGGAGTGTTTAGTCTTCGCAGTCGATGCCTGCGAGATTCACGAGGGATATCCAACCCCCGCTACTCTGGAGCAATCTCGGGATCGCGTTCACACGATACGGGGTTGTCACCCTGTATCACGCTCCGTTCCAGGAGACTTCTCGTGTGTTGGTGATCCGTTGTAGATTGTCCGTACACCACATTTCCTTGCGGATTCGGTTTGGACTGTGTCGCGTTTACTCGCCGTTACTAACGACATCGCGGATTGCTTTTTGTTCCTGTTCCTACTGAGATGTTTCAATTCGGAACGTTCCCTATTGCGCGTTGGCAATTGTTGTAGGGATTCCCATTCGGAGATCCTGAGTTCTTAGCCTCCGTGCGGCTCCCTCAGGCTTTTCGCAGCTTGGCACGTCCTTCGTCGGCTCTCGAGCCGAGCCATTCACCAGCCAGTACAGTAGCCAGTTACAGTTGTTTCGGACGTCCACGTGTTCCCGGGTGAACGGGTTCAGTGGGCGTCTGGATTGCACGCGTACATACGGTTGTCATTGAACGTCCGGTGGCTGCCGGAGCGTTCGTCGAACCCTTCCTATCCGCGCTCTCGCGGGATAGTGCATCGGTTTCGTCTTCGGGATTCAGTCTCGTTCCTGCCCACACTTAAGGGGCACGGATTGAGTTTGAGTCCCGGAGAGTATGGACCCACTGGGATTTGAACCCAGGGCTTCCTCCTTGCAAAGGAGGTGCTCTGCCGCTGAGCTATGGGCCCGTGTTAGCCTTGGTAGTTCTAGGGTGCCCGTTCGGCGGGTTGAGCGGTGTGAACGGACCGGTAAGGTGGGCCAGGCGCGTCGGCCTGGTCCCGATCGTTAGGAGGTGATCCAGCCGCAGATTCCCCTACGGCTACCTTGTTACGACTTAAGCCCCCTTGCGAAGCCCAGATTCGACTATCTTGCGATAGCCTCATCCGGACCTCACTCGGGTGCTTTGACGGGCGGTGTGTGCAAGGAGCAGGGACGTATTCACCGCACTCTTGTGAAATGCGATTACTACCGAATCCAGCTTCATGAGGGCGAGTTTCAGCCCTCAATCCGAACTACGACCGAATTTAGGAGATTAGCGTTCTCTTTCGAGATTGCAACCCATTGTTTCGGCCATTGTAGCCCGCGTGTAGCCCAGCTCATTCGGGGCATACTGACCTACCGTTGCCCATTCCTTCCTCCAGTTTGGCACTGGCAGTCCATCTAATGTACCCAGCCAGTCGGAACTGCTGCTGGCAATTAGATGTGTGGGTCTCGCTCGTTGCCTGACTTAACAGGACGCCTCACGGTACGAGCTGACGGCGGCCATGCACCTCCTCTCTACAGCTCGTGATAAGGTCATCAACCTGATCGTCATTACTGTAGTCGGAGCTGGTGAGATGTCCGGCGTTGAGTCCAATTAAACCGCAGGCTCCTCCGGTTGTAGTGCTCCCCCGCCAATTCCTTTAAGTTTCATCCTTGCGGACGTACTTCCCAGGCGGTTCACTTCTCGGCTTCCCTACGGCACAGCACAGGCTCGTAGCCTGTGCCACACCTAGTGAACATTGTTTACGGCTAGGACTACCCGGGTATCTAATCCGGTTCGAGACCCTAGCTTTCGTCCCTCACTGTCGGATCCGTCTTCTCGAGGTGCTTTCGCCATCGGCGGTCCGTCCAGGATTACGGGATTTCACTCCTACCCCAGACGTACCCCTCGAGCCTTCCGGTCCCAAGCCACGAAGTTTCCGCCGGACGCCCATCTGTTGGGCAGATGGATTTCCCGACGGACTTTCGTGGCCAGCTACGGACGCTTTAGGCCCAATAAGATTGGCCATCACTTGAGCTGCCGGTATTACCGCGGCGGCTGGCACCGGTCTTGCCCAGCTCTTATTCGAGAACCGCCTTACGGTTCTCAAAAGCGAGGACTATATGCCCTCGCACTCGGAGTCCCCTTATCGCACTTGCGTGCAGTGTAAAGGTTTCGCGCCTGCTGCGCCCCGTAGGGCCCGGAATCTTGTCTCAGATTCCGTCTCCGGGCTCTTGCTCTCACAACCCGTACCGATTATCGGCACGGTGGGCCGTTACCCCACCGTCTACCTAATCGGCCGCAGCCGCATCCTGCAGCGCCGGAGCGTTTGTGGATCCCGGCATTCCAGCGTGGGATCGGTATCGCGGATTAGCCTCAGTTTCCCGAGGTTGTCCGTGTCTGCAGGGTAGCTTGACCACGTGTTACTGAGCTATATGCTACGAGTGTGAACTCGTGCAACTAGCATGGCTAAATCGGACTCCGATAGCAATGGCCTCCGGCAGGATCAACCGGAATGGGTTCCTGGCTGTTGCCAGGAGGGTGGCGGGATTTCCTCTCGTGGGAGAGGGAATCACCAATCATTGCGTGGTCCGTTCGTGGTGCTCGGTGTCACCGAACGGGTGGCACCGAACTACCAAGGCTAACATCAGATCCCATCTGTACGGCGGACCGCAGGGGTGGAATCCTCATGACTTCGGACTTGGTTGTAGCACGTTCGACGCCTTAAGGGCGTCGGTTTGTGCGTTTCGTTGGCCTCCAAAGAGACCATGTGTCCGAGGTGCGGCACGGGGTTGAACCGTGCCGCGATCGCGGTGTGTCGTTCGCATTCTTCCGAAGTGTTCTCGACCACTTAAGCCCGTCGTATCGTTCGTGGCGTGAGAGTGCGATGCACTCCCAGTGCCACGAGGGCGACGGTGGGATCGAGGGCGTTCGGAGAGAGTGGCGCTCCGGGAGTGTCCCGGGGCGCCCCGCGTATTTCTACGAATGGTAGGGTTATACTTAACCTCGTTGATTCGGATCAATCTCCAAAAAATAGTTGAAGATGCGTGGGATTGTTTGACGTTACTCTCTATTTTCGAGTCACGATGGATATTCGGGCAGTTTATATACTGTTATAGTGCGCAACGTACGCGGACGGGGGCGGGAAACAAAATAAGATATGGTTACATTGGTCGAGTAGTCTCGATTTACAACGGGTCGCTTTATAAGCTAGGGGAGTGACGTTTCCAGCGAACAATGAGTGCGCCGGCAGACTCCATCGAGATTCAGAACGTAGTCGCATCGACGGGAATCGGACAGGAACTCGACCTTGAGGCACTGGCGGACGACCTTCCAGGTGCCGATTTCAATCCCGACAACTTCCCCGGCCTCGTCTACCGGACGCAGGACCCGAAGGCTGCGGCTCTCATCTTCCGGTCCGGAAAAATTGTCTGTACAGGTGCCAAGAGCATCGACGACGTTCACGAGGCTCTCGGAATCATCTTCGACAAGCTTCGCGGTCTGAGCATTCCTGTGGACGAAGACCCGGAAATCACAGTCCAAAACATCGTTTCGAGCGCCGACCTCGGACACAACCTAAACCTGAACGCGCTTGCAATCGGTCTCGGTCTCGAAGACGTTGAGTACGAGCCCGAGCAGTTCCCGGGTCTCGTCTACCGTATGGACGAACCGGAAGTCGTCATCCTCCTGTTCGGTTCCGGTAAAATCGTTATCACGGGTGGAAAGCAGACGAACGACGCTGAGACAGCCGTCGAAGAGATCGTCAAGCGAATCGATAACCTCGGACTGCTCGACTGAACGGTCGTCTCATTTCCGTGCGACAGTCCAAAAGGTGATACCACCTGCTAAATAACGAAACGTGCATGAGTGCACGTGAGGAAATTTCCTTTCTTGTCGGGTCTGAGAGCCGGATTGCTATCCTCAGAGCCCTTCAGAGTTCCCCATCCCGACCGAGCGAACTCGCCGCAGCGTGCTCGTGCGCGCGCGAGACAGCACAACGAACGGTGAGCGCGTTCGCCGAGAAGGGATGGGTCGAAAAACAACCGGACAGTGGAACGTACGCGCTCACTGCCGCAGGTGACGTCGTTGCAGACAGTTATGACGAGTTCGAGACGACAGTGGCCGTCGCGGACAGCCTCTCGGTCCTCCTCTCGAATCTCGGTACGATCGTTTCCGACCTCGATCCCACGATCCTCCACCGACTCCACGGCGCAACGGCGACGGACGATGACCCACACGCACCGATTAATCGGTTTCTGACGGTCGTCGGCGACGACTACGTAGATGACTTCCGTGGTATCACGCCGATTGTGAGTCGTGTCTTCAACCAGGCTGCCGAACGCGTCATCGGGCCGGACTCAAACATCGAACTCGTCATCGATGAACGCGTCTACGAGACATCGGTCTCCGAGTACCCCGATGATCTCGAGCGAGCCTTCGAACTCGACCAGTTCCAGTTGTTCGTCTCCGCGACGAGACTTGATTTTGGGCTGATGCTCGTCGATAATCACGCGTTCCTCGGCGCGTACGACCAACACGGAAACCTCATCGCCAGCGTTGACGGCACCGACGAGGCGTTCGTCGAGTGGGCAGAGCAGACGTACCAACAGTACCGAGCGGACGCCGACACCCCCACTGCGGTCGAAGAGACAACGCCCGAATCTGGGGTAACACACGGTTCCGCCAACGATCAGTGATCGGGGCGATCACGAGTGATTAATCCAATCACTTCTGGGTGTGGGAAGATATAAGTCCCGGCTCGTAAAGTAACAGGTGCGGTCACGGCATCACGACAGCGTTCATCCCTCCACGCTTCGGCCCGAAATCCACAGTAGACAGTGAGTGTGTTTCGAGAGTACCTGTGCCTCGTACTCTTAGGATGCCTCACGTGTCCACGTTTTCCGTCAGAACGTCACGAACGACCTGCGGGTCCTCTAACAACTGGTGTTTCGTGTAACTCCCTTCCGCACTCCCGCCGCTGTGTTTGGACTGTTCGATAATGTCGAGGAATGCGTGCTCTTTCAGCAGATCCCGAACCCGTCTAAGCGAGAGGCTATCTGACCCTTGTCCTGTACAGATGTTTTCGTACACTTCGTAGACGCGACTGGTTCGAAACCCGTCCTGTCGTTCGTTCGAGAGCGACAGCATAGCAAGGGCTTGCAGGACGTACCGCGAGTGCGGCGTCGAACCGCGGATGAGTTCGCGGAACCGGTCGGTCTCCGCCCGTTCTCGTGCTTGCGTGACGAACTCCTCGCGGACCGTCGAAGCGGCAGTCGATTGGGCGATCTCACCCGCATAGCGGAGAATGTCGATTGCTTTTCGCGCGTCCCCGTGTTCGCGGGCTGCGAGTGCGGCAGCACGGGGAATCGTCGAGGCATCCAGCACACCGTCGCGGAAGGCGTCGCTCCGGGCCTCCATGATGTCGCGGAGTTGGTTGGCATCGTACGGCGGGAAGACGAACTCGCGTTCGCAGAGACTCGATTTTACCCGTTCGTCCATCCGGTCTTTGTACTGAATCTTGTTGCTGATGCCGATGACGCCCAGTTTACACTGATCTATCTTCCCGGCTTCACCGGCGCGAGAGAGTTGCATCAGGATGTCGTCGTCGCTTAGTTTGTCGATCTCGTCGAGGATAATGAGGACGACGTCGTACTGTGCGTCGAGAATGCGCCAGAGTCGCTTGTAGTACGTCGAAGTGCTGAGTCCCTTGTCCGGCACTTTGATCCCGGTTACCTCCGACTGGTTGACGCTATCAGCGATAGTCTGGACCGCCTGCGTTTCGGTAGTGTCCTGCGCGCAGTCAACGTAGGCAAACGTCGCCTTCACGTCTTCCTCGCCTGCCGTTTCGACAAGACGTTGGGAGACGTACTTCGCACAGAGCGACTTTCCGGTTCCCGTCTTGCCATAGATGAGGACGTTACTCGGACTCTGTCCGAAGATAGCGGGATTCACCGCCGTCGCGAGGTCAGAAATCTCGTCGTCGCGGCCGACGATGCGCCCCTCACCCGGTAAGTGATTAATTTCGAGGAGTTCCTTGTTGGCGAAGATGGGGTCCTCCCGGGTGAAGAGGTCGTCGCTGGTGTTCGGCATAGTACAGGACACCGTGTTTCCGGTGAAATGGCTTGCCATCTTCGGGCGCGACACACAC
It contains:
- a CDS encoding TATA-box-binding protein, which gives rise to MSAPADSIEIQNVVASTGIGQELDLEALADDLPGADFNPDNFPGLVYRTQDPKAAALIFRSGKIVCTGAKSIDDVHEALGIIFDKLRGLSIPVDEDPEITVQNIVSSADLGHNLNLNALAIGLGLEDVEYEPEQFPGLVYRMDEPEVVILLFGSGKIVITGGKQTNDAETAVEEIVKRIDNLGLLD
- a CDS encoding helix-turn-helix transcriptional regulator; translation: MSAREEISFLVGSESRIAILRALQSSPSRPSELAAACSCARETAQRTVSAFAEKGWVEKQPDSGTYALTAAGDVVADSYDEFETTVAVADSLSVLLSNLGTIVSDLDPTILHRLHGATATDDDPHAPINRFLTVVGDDYVDDFRGITPIVSRVFNQAAERVIGPDSNIELVIDERVYETSVSEYPDDLERAFELDQFQLFVSATRLDFGLMLVDNHAFLGAYDQHGNLIASVDGTDEAFVEWAEQTYQQYRADADTPTAVEETTPESGVTHGSANDQ
- a CDS encoding Cdc6/Cdc18 family protein, with the protein product MPNTSDDLFTREDPIFANKELLEINHLPGEGRIVGRDDEISDLATAVNPAIFGQSPSNVLIYGKTGTGKSLCAKYVSQRLVETAGEEDVKATFAYVDCAQDTTETQAVQTIADSVNQSEVTGIKVPDKGLSTSTYYKRLWRILDAQYDVVLIILDEIDKLSDDDILMQLSRAGEAGKIDQCKLGVIGISNKIQYKDRMDERVKSSLCEREFVFPPYDANQLRDIMEARSDAFRDGVLDASTIPRAAALAAREHGDARKAIDILRYAGEIAQSTAASTVREEFVTQARERAETDRFRELIRGSTPHSRYVLQALAMLSLSNERQDGFRTSRVYEVYENICTGQGSDSLSLRRVRDLLKEHAFLDIIEQSKHSGGSAEGSYTKHQLLEDPQVVRDVLTENVDT